A window of Brevibacterium ihuae contains these coding sequences:
- a CDS encoding P-II family nitrogen regulator: MKLITAIVRPDKLADVRDGLEEFGVQGLTVSEASGYGRQKGHKQFYRGAAYTQDLVPKLRIEVLATSEAAPLICDVLLARAATGQPGDGKIWITAVEQVIRVSDKSEGEAAL; this comes from the coding sequence ATGAAGCTCATCACCGCCATCGTCCGACCCGACAAGCTCGCGGACGTCCGCGACGGCCTGGAGGAGTTCGGAGTCCAGGGTCTGACCGTCTCCGAAGCCAGCGGCTACGGACGGCAGAAGGGCCACAAGCAGTTCTACCGAGGTGCCGCGTACACGCAGGACCTCGTCCCCAAGCTGCGGATCGAGGTGCTCGCCACCTCGGAGGCCGCACCGCTGATCTGCGACGTGCTCCTCGCGCGGGCCGCCACCGGGCAGCCCGGTGACGGCAAGATCTGGATCACCGCCGTCGAGCAGGTCATCCGGGTCTCCGACAAGAGCGAGGGAGAGGCTGCCCTGTAG